The Thermosynechococcus sp. genome has a segment encoding these proteins:
- the pgsA gene encoding CDP-diacylglycerol--glycerol-3-phosphate 3-phosphatidyltransferase, with translation MPLNLATTITFARLLIVPVILGLLSFNDGPVYRWWGVALFLVAALTDWLDGYIARRCNQVTELGKVLDPLVDKLLILVPLLLCIEWGEVPAWSVAVILFRELGIASWRVQQAHIQGANLWGKAKTLSQIVAVALLLAPLPPTWQGGILIAYGGAIALTLISGALYLRG, from the coding sequence ATGCCTTTGAACCTCGCCACCACGATTACCTTTGCTCGCCTGTTGATCGTGCCCGTGATCCTAGGTTTGCTCTCCTTCAATGATGGACCGGTCTACCGTTGGTGGGGGGTGGCTCTGTTTCTGGTGGCCGCCCTCACGGATTGGCTGGATGGCTACATTGCCCGCCGTTGCAATCAGGTGACGGAGTTGGGCAAAGTGCTTGATCCGCTGGTGGATAAGCTGCTGATTCTTGTGCCGCTTTTGCTCTGCATTGAGTGGGGAGAGGTGCCTGCCTGGTCAGTGGCGGTGATCCTCTTTCGGGAACTAGGAATTGCCAGTTGGCGGGTTCAGCAAGCTCACATTCAGGGGGCGAACCTTTGGGGGAAAGCCAAAACCCTTAGCCAGATTGTGGCCGTGGCGTTGCTTCTGGCTCCCTTACCTCCTACTTGGCAGGGGGGAATACTCATTGCTTATGGGGGGGCGATCGCCCTCACCCTGATTTCGGGGGCCCTTTATCTTCGCGGTTGA
- a CDS encoding nuclear transport factor 2 family protein has translation MTHLVQGSPILTIDEPTLIAYFAALNDERYEDVASLFAEEGVLYPPFEDPVIGRGAIAHYLHLEAVGMRAEPRTGELLSTEGTERRYRLIGKAKLPLFSVNVAWQFGLNPENQITFVKVDLLATLAELLNYQPLRQQR, from the coding sequence ATGACCCATCTTGTTCAAGGGAGCCCCATTCTCACCATTGACGAACCGACCCTGATCGCCTACTTTGCTGCCCTCAATGACGAACGCTACGAGGATGTGGCTAGCCTGTTTGCTGAGGAGGGAGTGCTCTATCCACCCTTTGAGGATCCCGTCATTGGCCGGGGGGCGATCGCCCATTATCTCCACCTGGAAGCCGTGGGTATGCGAGCAGAACCCCGCACAGGAGAACTCCTGAGCACAGAGGGCACAGAACGTCGCTACCGCCTCATCGGTAAAGCGAAACTCCCCCTGTTTAGCGTCAATGTCGCTTGGCAATTTGGCCTCAACCCTGAGAATCAAATCACGTTTGTGAAAGTGGATTTGCTAGCAACCTTGGCGGAACTCCTCAACTATCAGCCTCTGCGTCAGCAGCGCTAG
- the sixA gene encoding phosphohistidine phosphatase SixA, with the protein MTALTVFFFRHGIAVAREMFAGSDSDRPLTAKGEKKTQQIARRLLDLGIEAELILSSPLVRARQTAEILLEVGVASELIISDLLAPSGSLQEWLRWLSHWRQEHEGALMAVGHEPNLSHWAELLIWGQALGHLELKKAGIIGLRIPENDPLGNSQLFWLTSPKLLLNGRDLA; encoded by the coding sequence ATGACGGCGCTAACAGTCTTTTTTTTCCGCCACGGGATTGCGGTCGCACGGGAGATGTTTGCAGGCAGTGATAGCGATCGCCCCCTCACCGCCAAAGGGGAAAAGAAAACCCAGCAGATTGCGCGGCGGTTACTCGATTTAGGCATTGAGGCAGAACTCATTCTCTCCTCCCCACTGGTGCGGGCACGGCAAACGGCAGAAATTCTCCTTGAAGTGGGGGTTGCTTCCGAGCTGATCATTTCTGACCTGCTAGCTCCAAGTGGCAGCTTGCAAGAATGGCTCCGTTGGCTCAGCCACTGGCGTCAAGAACATGAGGGTGCCCTAATGGCGGTGGGTCATGAACCCAATCTCAGTCACTGGGCAGAACTTCTGATCTGGGGCCAAGCCTTGGGACACCTCGAACTCAAGAAGGCAGGCATCATTGGCTTGAGGATTCCAGAAAACGATCCCCTGGGCAATAGTCAACTCTTTTGGCTGACCTCTCCCAAGTTGTTGCTCAATGGCCGTGACCTTGCCTGA
- a CDS encoding 5'-nucleotidase, giving the protein MGYPIESKLVIAVASSALFDLTESDAVFRNEGTEKYRQFQRQRKYEVLPKGVAFPFIRRFLNLNRAYPEQEPVEVVLLSRNDPDTGQRVFYSIQHYGLNITRAAFLGGKSPHPYIPAFNVSLFLSANATDVQQAIAAGYPAGMVIPSAITDHEDDAELRIAFDFDGVLADDEAEAVYRQGDLEQFQAHELQKADIPHNPGPLSDLFKKLSAFQQLEMVKEQQDANYRRLLRIAIVTARNILASERVVTTLNSWGVMPDETFFLGGIEKGRILGQLKPHIFFDDQRTHLESAAGAIPSVHVPFGVRNHGQT; this is encoded by the coding sequence ATGGGGTATCCAATTGAGAGTAAATTGGTGATTGCTGTGGCCTCCAGTGCCCTCTTTGACCTCACTGAGTCCGACGCGGTCTTTCGCAACGAAGGGACCGAAAAGTACCGCCAATTTCAGCGGCAAAGGAAATATGAGGTCTTGCCCAAGGGGGTGGCCTTTCCCTTTATTCGTCGTTTTTTGAATCTGAATCGCGCCTATCCCGAACAGGAGCCGGTGGAGGTGGTGCTGCTGTCCAGAAACGATCCCGATACGGGCCAGCGGGTTTTTTATTCAATTCAACACTATGGTCTCAATATTACCCGCGCCGCCTTTTTAGGGGGAAAATCTCCCCACCCCTATATCCCTGCTTTTAATGTGTCTCTGTTTCTTTCTGCCAATGCCACCGATGTGCAGCAGGCGATCGCGGCCGGTTATCCCGCAGGGATGGTCATTCCCTCTGCCATTACCGATCACGAAGACGACGCCGAACTGCGCATTGCCTTTGACTTTGATGGCGTACTGGCGGACGATGAGGCCGAAGCAGTCTATCGCCAAGGAGATCTAGAGCAGTTTCAAGCCCATGAGTTGCAAAAGGCAGACATTCCCCACAATCCAGGCCCCTTGAGTGATCTCTTCAAAAAACTGTCGGCCTTTCAACAGTTAGAGATGGTCAAAGAGCAACAGGATGCTAACTATCGGAGGCTATTGCGAATTGCCATTGTCACTGCCCGCAATATCCTGGCCAGTGAGCGGGTGGTTACCACACTCAACAGTTGGGGAGTCATGCCCGATGAAACCTTTTTCCTAGGGGGTATCGAGAAAGGGCGCATTCTTGGGCAACTCAAACCCCACATTTTCTTCGACGATCAACGGACACACCTGGAATCGGCAGCGGGAGCAATTCCCTCTGTGCACGTGCCCTTTGGCGTGCGCAACCATGGACAGACCTGA
- a CDS encoding alpha/beta hydrolase has protein sequence MAIAPTKKGIKKKWQWFSLLGAAATIWTQTGLAAEQISLVYPPFGTFNIQVSDLATFATTGQASSDLKVLIQFLPSDQRANLREGLTTRMDLKPTTVSQFVNSPLGQSFLERIGQVIRADNDVNGGQALGEALKTAAGSPSGITLLAVLQAFPGKGVRVNGELGLKAVGAFIRAVNQQQQAQDFIKRLAQLQPRTPLPASGLYPAQKGPFQWQKQKITFTNPNRATGAIPADLYVPKGITAPAPLIVISHGLASDRRTFAYLAEHLASYGLAVLAVTHPGSDASRIGSFLSGAPLDYQGLPQDWGQRPLDLKFGVDAVATLVQKNPALKIDTNNVGLFGHSMGGFTVLAAAGGTVDWDAVKQRCLAAANDLFIFNISLPLQCRSLGLANPPSTLADPRVKSVIAVNPVSSILIGERGMANIKVPVLIVSGSKDVFAPPLEEQILPFTWLQAEPKYLAMLVPGTHFSALGVSEAGVLPVPNDLIGPNPQLAQPFFKGVSAAFFGVFNQHNEQLRPFLSQTFVSQVAQPAFQAYWVDRMNPQQLQEVLAGRIGAQPRR, from the coding sequence ATGGCGATCGCGCCCACAAAGAAAGGCATAAAGAAAAAGTGGCAGTGGTTCTCCCTCTTGGGGGCAGCTGCAACCATTTGGACACAGACTGGACTTGCTGCCGAACAAATTAGCCTTGTTTATCCACCCTTTGGTACCTTCAACATTCAAGTGAGCGACCTTGCCACATTTGCCACAACCGGTCAGGCCAGCTCAGATCTGAAAGTTTTAATTCAGTTCCTCCCCAGTGATCAACGGGCTAACCTGCGGGAAGGCTTAACCACCCGCATGGACTTAAAACCCACCACCGTCAGCCAGTTTGTCAACAGTCCCCTTGGCCAAAGCTTTTTAGAGCGTATCGGTCAAGTCATTCGTGCAGATAATGATGTCAATGGTGGCCAGGCCCTTGGGGAAGCCCTGAAAACCGCTGCTGGTTCTCCCTCAGGCATTACCCTACTTGCAGTGCTACAGGCCTTTCCCGGCAAGGGTGTGAGAGTCAATGGTGAGTTGGGCCTAAAGGCGGTGGGTGCTTTTATCCGTGCAGTGAATCAACAACAGCAGGCACAAGACTTTATCAAACGCTTGGCGCAACTGCAACCAAGAACGCCGCTGCCAGCCAGTGGTCTTTATCCTGCCCAAAAAGGGCCCTTCCAGTGGCAAAAGCAAAAGATTACATTTACCAATCCCAATCGCGCCACGGGCGCCATTCCTGCGGATCTTTATGTCCCAAAGGGAATCACGGCGCCTGCGCCTCTGATTGTTATTTCCCATGGTTTAGCCTCAGATCGCAGGACCTTTGCCTACTTAGCAGAGCACTTGGCTAGTTATGGGCTAGCGGTTTTAGCAGTCACTCACCCCGGTTCCGATGCCAGTCGGATTGGCAGTTTCCTCTCAGGAGCTCCCCTGGACTATCAGGGCTTACCGCAGGACTGGGGGCAGCGTCCCCTCGATTTGAAATTTGGGGTGGATGCCGTGGCCACCTTGGTTCAGAAAAACCCTGCCCTCAAGATTGACACCAACAATGTTGGCCTCTTTGGTCACTCAATGGGGGGCTTTACGGTACTGGCCGCGGCGGGGGGTACCGTTGATTGGGATGCTGTCAAGCAACGCTGCTTAGCAGCAGCGAATGATCTGTTTATCTTTAATATCTCACTGCCGCTGCAATGCCGGAGTCTCGGTCTTGCCAATCCGCCCTCTACGTTAGCGGATCCACGGGTCAAGTCTGTGATTGCCGTCAATCCAGTGAGCAGTATCCTGATTGGCGAACGGGGTATGGCCAATATCAAGGTGCCTGTGCTCATTGTTTCCGGTAGCAAAGATGTCTTTGCGCCACCACTGGAGGAGCAGATTTTGCCCTTTACATGGTTGCAGGCCGAGCCCAAGTATCTTGCCATGCTCGTTCCTGGTACCCACTTCTCGGCCCTGGGCGTCAGCGAAGCGGGGGTGTTGCCAGTACCTAATGATCTCATTGGCCCCAATCCCCAGTTGGCACAGCCCTTTTTCAAGGGGGTGAGTGCAGCCTTCTTTGGGGTCTTTAATCAACACAATGAGCAGTTGCGTCCCTTCTTGAGTCAAACGTTTGTTAGCCAAGTGGCGCAGCCCGCCTTTCAAGCCTATTGGGTCGACCGCATGAATCCGCAGCAGTTACAGGAGGTGCTGGCAGGGCGCATTGGCGCTCAACCGCGAAGATAA
- a CDS encoding tetratricopeptide repeat protein — MGIFGWRTASLLKKAWQLYQQQHWSKAQQCARQVIEQTPQPEAYYLLGLIAEQRAQPLEARTAYEQAIALDPWHALSHYRLAVVLHDLLHQPAAALPHYQRALEVHPEWVEAHSNLGNAYLDLGDTERAIACYQKALSLNPDLPTTLYNLGLCLHAQGKLTEATACYEQSLYLEPGQADVHNNLGSAYLELKNYAAATGQFQAALDANPEFLAAHYNLGYALQLQGNLTAARDRYQEVLLRDHKHPQALLQLGQICLAEGDLAGAISYYQRCLSVDPLNGTAQAGLATALLESGDPQAALHSFRQAVTLDPGAVDVRLNFALVLLMLEQFREGWQEYEWRWQQPTGGLRSYRQPRWQGQSLKGKTLFVYSEQGLGDCIQFVRLLPLMAKHAQRVIFAAYPPLLRLCQTLPAIQVISTEDLPPAFDYHTPLLSLPGYLGIDQDYFPKFSPYFQLPASPAHPMFNVAKPRIGLVWASHSQTRTAAQRSCPLEYFLPLLREFDVQWYSLQKERSPTEAEQLRQAGVIDCQPYMGDFLDTALLIQPLDAVVTIDTAVAHLAGALGKPLWILLPFVADWRWFWQRSRSPWYPSARLIRQPRRGDWPGAIAQLRTALQSHYWTPRNGVSN, encoded by the coding sequence GTGGGTATCTTTGGGTGGCGGACCGCCTCGCTGCTAAAAAAGGCTTGGCAACTGTATCAACAACAGCACTGGAGCAAAGCACAGCAGTGTGCACGTCAGGTTATTGAACAGACTCCGCAGCCAGAGGCCTATTATCTATTGGGGTTAATTGCTGAACAACGGGCACAGCCCCTTGAGGCGCGGACAGCCTACGAGCAGGCGATCGCCCTTGATCCGTGGCATGCCCTTTCCCATTATCGCTTGGCAGTTGTTCTCCATGATCTGCTGCACCAACCGGCGGCTGCCTTACCCCACTATCAACGTGCTCTTGAAGTGCACCCGGAGTGGGTGGAAGCCCATAGCAACTTGGGAAATGCCTATCTGGACTTGGGGGATACTGAGCGAGCGATCGCCTGTTACCAAAAAGCCCTCTCCTTGAATCCTGACTTGCCCACAACCCTTTATAACTTGGGACTGTGCCTGCACGCCCAGGGCAAACTCACAGAAGCGACTGCTTGCTATGAACAGTCCCTGTACCTTGAACCGGGTCAAGCCGATGTCCACAACAATCTGGGCAGTGCCTATTTAGAACTGAAGAACTATGCAGCCGCCACTGGGCAGTTTCAAGCTGCCCTAGATGCTAATCCAGAATTTTTGGCCGCCCACTACAACCTGGGCTATGCCCTCCAGTTACAGGGGAACCTCACAGCCGCTCGCGATCGCTACCAAGAAGTGCTGCTGCGGGATCACAAGCATCCCCAGGCGCTGTTACAACTGGGGCAAATTTGCCTTGCGGAAGGAGACTTGGCAGGGGCAATTAGTTATTACCAACGTTGTCTCAGTGTTGATCCCCTCAACGGTACTGCCCAAGCCGGCTTGGCTACAGCGCTTCTGGAAAGCGGCGATCCCCAAGCTGCCCTCCACTCCTTTCGCCAAGCGGTTACCCTCGACCCGGGGGCAGTGGACGTACGGCTCAACTTTGCCCTTGTTCTCCTGATGCTGGAACAGTTCCGAGAGGGATGGCAGGAATATGAATGGCGGTGGCAGCAACCCACTGGCGGATTACGCAGCTATCGGCAACCCCGCTGGCAAGGTCAATCCCTAAAGGGGAAAACCCTCTTTGTCTATAGTGAGCAGGGACTAGGAGATTGCATCCAGTTTGTGCGCTTGCTGCCCTTGATGGCAAAGCATGCCCAACGGGTGATTTTTGCCGCCTACCCCCCCTTGCTGCGCCTCTGTCAAACCCTGCCCGCTATTCAGGTGATCAGTACTGAGGATCTCCCGCCGGCGTTTGACTACCACACCCCCCTGTTGAGTTTGCCTGGCTACTTGGGCATTGATCAAGACTACTTTCCCAAGTTCAGTCCCTATTTTCAGTTACCCGCCTCCCCAGCCCATCCCATGTTTAATGTGGCCAAACCCCGGATTGGTCTGGTCTGGGCCAGCCATAGTCAAACCCGCACCGCAGCGCAGCGGTCTTGTCCCCTTGAGTACTTCCTGCCCCTGCTGCGGGAATTCGACGTCCAATGGTATAGCCTGCAAAAGGAGCGATCGCCAACGGAGGCAGAACAACTACGGCAGGCGGGGGTGATTGACTGCCAGCCCTACATGGGGGATTTTCTGGATACGGCGCTTTTGATCCAGCCGTTGGATGCGGTGGTTACGATTGACACCGCCGTGGCTCACTTGGCGGGTGCCCTGGGGAAACCCCTGTGGATTCTGTTACCCTTTGTGGCAGATTGGCGGTGGTTCTGGCAGCGATCGCGATCGCCTTGGTATCCTTCGGCGCGGCTCATTCGTCAGCCCCGGCGGGGGGATTGGCCGGGGGCGATCGCCCAACTGCGCACTGCCCTTCAATCCCACTATTGGACGCCGAGGAATGGGGTATCCAATTGA
- a CDS encoding bifunctional oligoribonuclease/PAP phosphatase NrnA: MHSPYPLEVSESAVSDVEATHHELNGNALVKAETTKTDLVKAEVRLSDPRAEALRQMLERHRGTRHLIILQDFPDPDALSSAWTYKLIAEQFEIQCDIAYAGALSHQENITLVRLTGMPLVRWAVQGTKNKDQRDCSCYHGYVLIDNQGTTSQLLPMVQEAGLPAIAIIDHHSLQDSIQAEFTDIRPTTRATATIFTQYLQAGLLTLDSSNPVHVKCATALMHGLRSDTDCLKQAKEEDFLAAAFLSRFIDYPLLNTILQSHRSKQVMDVIERSLKNRSIHNNFSISGVGYIRYEDRDAIPQAADFLVTEENVHTAVVYGLVHDEDEEVELIIGSLRTTKITLDPDEFIKEAFGKDSQGRFFGGGRSQAGGFEIPVGFLSGLNENPEYAKLKWNVYDTQIKQKLLHLVNPKNNVLHGTE; the protein is encoded by the coding sequence ATGCACTCTCCCTATCCACTTGAAGTCAGTGAATCTGCTGTCAGTGACGTTGAGGCGACACACCATGAACTGAATGGTAACGCACTGGTAAAAGCAGAGACGACCAAAACGGATTTAGTGAAGGCGGAAGTTCGCTTGAGTGACCCCCGTGCCGAAGCGCTGCGACAAATGCTAGAACGCCATCGTGGGACGCGTCACTTGATTATTCTCCAAGATTTTCCTGACCCAGATGCCCTCTCTTCGGCATGGACCTATAAGTTGATTGCTGAGCAGTTTGAGATTCAGTGCGATATTGCCTATGCCGGTGCCCTCAGCCATCAGGAAAATATTACCCTCGTGCGGCTGACGGGAATGCCCCTGGTGCGCTGGGCGGTGCAGGGAACTAAAAATAAGGATCAGCGGGACTGTAGCTGCTACCACGGCTATGTCCTCATTGACAACCAAGGCACCACCAGTCAATTGCTGCCAATGGTGCAGGAGGCAGGACTGCCAGCGATCGCTATCATTGACCATCACAGTCTTCAGGACTCCATTCAGGCTGAGTTTACCGATATTCGGCCAACGACCCGCGCCACCGCCACCATCTTTACCCAATACCTGCAAGCAGGGCTGCTCACCCTCGATAGCAGCAACCCGGTCCATGTGAAATGTGCCACAGCTCTGATGCATGGCCTGCGCTCCGACACCGATTGCCTCAAACAGGCCAAAGAAGAGGACTTTCTAGCAGCAGCCTTTCTGAGTCGCTTCATTGACTACCCACTGCTGAACACCATTTTGCAGTCCCACCGCTCGAAGCAGGTGATGGATGTCATCGAGCGATCGCTGAAAAACCGCTCTATTCACAACAATTTCTCAATTTCTGGCGTGGGCTACATCCGCTACGAAGACCGCGATGCCATTCCCCAAGCCGCAGATTTTCTGGTGACCGAAGAGAACGTCCACACCGCCGTTGTCTATGGCCTTGTCCACGACGAAGATGAAGAAGTAGAACTGATTATCGGCTCACTGCGCACGACAAAAATTACCCTTGACCCCGATGAGTTTATCAAAGAGGCCTTTGGTAAGGATAGTCAAGGGCGCTTCTTTGGGGGTGGTCGCTCCCAAGCCGGCGGTTTTGAAATTCCCGTGGGCTTCTTGTCGGGGCTTAATGAGAATCCAGAATACGCTAAACTCAAGTGGAACGTTTACGATACCCAGATTAAGCAGAAGCTCCTCCACCTCGTCAATCCGAAGAACAATGTCCTCCACGGTACGGAGTGA
- a CDS encoding orange carotenoid protein N-terminal domain-containing protein, translating into MTYTTDTRFTPSTLATAVQEVTTLFNCLSVDDKLGLLWFLYTETGRSITAAAPGTARLQLAEGLLNQVKALSFDEQLQFMRDLVANVDTPLTRAYGVFSPNTKLAFWYQLAELMKQGFVVPVPPGYTLSRDADRVFAAIKALDFGQQITVLRNAVVAMGVDPLAI; encoded by the coding sequence ATGACCTACACCACCGATACTCGTTTCACTCCCTCAACACTAGCCACAGCCGTTCAAGAGGTCACCACGCTTTTCAACTGCCTGAGCGTGGATGACAAATTGGGACTGCTGTGGTTCCTCTACACTGAAACGGGTCGTTCAATTACAGCCGCCGCCCCCGGTACGGCTCGCCTACAACTGGCGGAAGGGCTGCTCAATCAGGTCAAAGCCCTCAGTTTTGATGAGCAACTGCAATTCATGCGTGACTTGGTGGCCAATGTGGATACCCCTCTCACCCGTGCCTACGGCGTCTTTAGCCCCAACACCAAGCTCGCCTTCTGGTACCAACTGGCAGAACTGATGAAACAGGGGTTTGTGGTGCCTGTGCCCCCCGGTTATACCCTGAGCCGCGATGCTGATCGCGTCTTTGCAGCCATCAAAGCCCTTGACTTTGGTCAACAGATTACCGTCCTGCGGAATGCGGTGGTTGCCATGGGTGTGGATCCCCTTGCCATCTAA
- the rpiA gene encoding ribose-5-phosphate isomerase RpiA translates to MSDNAIQQMKQAVAKAAADRVKSGMVVGLGTGSTTAFVIQFLGDRLRNGELSNIAGVPTSFQASVLAKKHGIPLVTLDDVEKLDIAIDGADEVDPAKNLIKGGGAAHTREKIVDSLAEQFLVVVDSSKLVQKLGSTFPVPVEVLPLAVTPVSRALQALGGRPELRMGVKKDGPVVTDQGNLILDVKFDDIPNPAELEKTLNNIPGVVENGLFVNLADVILIGEIVDGQPCVREMR, encoded by the coding sequence ATGAGTGATAATGCAATTCAACAGATGAAGCAGGCTGTGGCCAAAGCCGCCGCCGATCGGGTGAAGTCGGGAATGGTGGTGGGTTTGGGGACAGGGTCAACCACGGCCTTTGTTATTCAATTTTTGGGCGATCGCCTGCGCAATGGCGAACTCAGTAACATCGCCGGTGTGCCCACTTCCTTTCAGGCTTCTGTCCTGGCCAAAAAGCATGGCATTCCCCTCGTCACCCTCGATGATGTGGAGAAACTCGACATCGCCATTGATGGCGCCGATGAAGTGGATCCCGCCAAAAACCTGATTAAAGGGGGCGGGGCAGCCCATACCCGTGAAAAAATCGTTGATTCCCTGGCAGAGCAGTTCTTGGTGGTGGTAGATAGCAGCAAACTGGTGCAGAAATTGGGTTCTACGTTTCCCGTACCGGTGGAAGTCTTACCCCTTGCCGTTACTCCTGTCAGCCGTGCTCTGCAGGCCCTGGGGGGGCGGCCAGAACTACGGATGGGGGTAAAAAAAGACGGCCCGGTGGTCACCGATCAAGGCAACCTCATTCTCGATGTTAAATTTGACGACATTCCCAACCCTGCTGAACTAGAGAAAACCCTCAACAACATTCCCGGCGTTGTCGAAAATGGTCTTTTTGTCAACCTTGCCGACGTAATTCTCATTGGTGAAATAGTGGATGGCCAACCCTGTGTGCGGGAAATGCGCTAA
- a CDS encoding glycosyl transferase codes for MARPTLYVAITNHGFGHVVRTTALVNAIRRQVPDLLPLIVTAAPYWLLQTNLEGEFIHRPRALDCGVVQADSLQMDLTATHAKLLALQAAAPELIRAEVAFIQQNRAQLVLADVPPLAVAIAHAAGVPCWMASNFGWDFIYRSFGDDFIEIADWVSDLYSGCDRLFQLPFAEPLNAFPRKEPVGLTGAEPRFQPEELRQRLGLATPRERTALLTFGGLSLQAIPYEALKEFPDWQFLTFDGAAPENMPNLLRLCGRQLRPVDVMPLCGRVVSKPGYGTYAEACRLGVPVATIRRDDFAEGPLLVAGLQAHHYHQILSHEEFLSGHWDFLRIEPQPPQDPTPLDLNGNSTIATAVAYYLNNCSSQ; via the coding sequence GTGGCTCGACCGACTCTCTACGTGGCAATCACAAATCATGGCTTTGGTCATGTAGTGCGGACAACGGCGCTGGTGAATGCGATCCGCCGCCAAGTGCCGGATCTTTTGCCGCTCATAGTGACGGCTGCCCCCTATTGGCTGTTGCAGACGAACCTGGAAGGCGAGTTTATTCACCGTCCCCGTGCCCTTGACTGCGGCGTGGTCCAGGCAGATAGTCTGCAGATGGATTTGACCGCAACCCATGCCAAGCTCTTAGCCCTGCAGGCGGCAGCCCCTGAGTTAATCCGCGCCGAGGTGGCCTTTATTCAACAGAATCGGGCGCAGTTGGTGCTGGCGGATGTTCCGCCGTTGGCGGTGGCGATCGCCCACGCGGCCGGGGTGCCCTGTTGGATGGCCAGTAACTTTGGCTGGGATTTTATCTATCGCTCCTTTGGGGATGATTTTATTGAGATTGCGGATTGGGTGAGTGATCTTTATAGCGGGTGCGATCGCCTGTTTCAACTGCCCTTTGCTGAACCCCTCAACGCGTTTCCTCGCAAGGAACCGGTGGGCCTAACGGGAGCCGAACCGCGTTTTCAACCAGAGGAGTTGCGGCAGCGCCTTGGCCTTGCTACCCCCCGCGAGCGCACGGCTCTATTGACCTTTGGTGGTTTGAGCCTGCAAGCCATTCCCTACGAAGCCCTCAAGGAGTTTCCCGATTGGCAGTTTCTCACTTTTGATGGAGCTGCACCCGAGAATATGCCAAACTTACTGAGGCTCTGTGGTCGTCAACTGCGGCCGGTGGATGTGATGCCCCTCTGTGGTCGAGTTGTGTCCAAGCCCGGCTATGGCACCTACGCGGAGGCCTGTCGCTTGGGGGTACCGGTGGCAACGATTCGGCGTGATGATTTTGCTGAAGGCCCCCTTTTGGTAGCGGGATTACAGGCACACCACTACCATCAAATCCTCAGCCATGAAGAGTTTTTGAGTGGTCATTGGGATTTTTTGCGAATAGAACCGCAGCCGCCCCAAGACCCCACGCCCTTGGATCTCAACGGGAATTCTACGATCGCCACCGCCGTTGCCTATTATTTGAATAACTGCTCATCACAATAG
- a CDS encoding ChaN family lipoprotein, translated as MGRFAVRWSWHPLALSLAIALFFAGPPSGKAQQVWRGTEAVTPQRAYGEWQRQHILYLGETHDSVADHAAQLLILQELQRRRPLAIALEMIQRPFQAALDAYIAGEITEMELLEHTQYAQRWGFPWSLYAPIFRFAKAQQIPLIALNTPTEVTRQVARQGLESLGEEDFRYIPPLADIDLSNTAYRDRLQEIFIAAHQGVSHSMNFDFFYQAQVLWDETMAKVVAQHHQQHPERLIVVLTGRGHVYFGDGIPRRVQRRLSPNLRQAIILLNPTATEKAKPGIADWFWQSDSP; from the coding sequence GTGGGTCGCTTCGCGGTGCGGTGGTCTTGGCATCCCTTAGCATTGAGCTTGGCGATCGCCCTCTTTTTCGCAGGACCCCCCAGCGGCAAAGCGCAGCAGGTGTGGCGAGGCACTGAGGCAGTCACCCCACAGCGAGCCTATGGCGAGTGGCAGCGGCAGCACATCCTCTACCTCGGTGAAACCCATGACAGCGTTGCTGACCATGCGGCACAGTTGTTGATTTTGCAGGAATTGCAGCGGCGCCGCCCCCTGGCGATCGCCCTAGAAATGATTCAACGCCCTTTCCAAGCCGCCCTGGATGCCTACATTGCTGGTGAAATCACAGAGATGGAATTGCTGGAGCACACCCAATATGCCCAGCGCTGGGGCTTTCCTTGGTCGCTGTATGCCCCCATTTTTCGCTTTGCCAAGGCGCAGCAGATTCCCCTGATTGCCTTGAATACGCCCACCGAAGTCACTCGCCAAGTGGCACGCCAAGGTCTAGAGAGCCTAGGGGAAGAGGATTTTCGCTATATTCCGCCCCTGGCAGATATTGACTTGAGTAACACCGCCTATCGCGATCGCCTGCAGGAGATTTTTATTGCTGCCCATCAAGGGGTAAGCCACAGTATGAATTTTGACTTCTTTTACCAAGCCCAAGTCCTTTGGGATGAAACCATGGCCAAAGTCGTTGCTCAACATCATCAGCAGCATCCCGAGCGCCTGATTGTCGTGCTGACGGGGCGGGGTCATGTTTATTTTGGGGATGGCATTCCCCGGCGGGTACAGCGACGGCTTTCCCCCAACCTCCGCCAAGCAATTATCCTCCTGAATCCCACAGCAACCGAAAAAGCCAAACCCGGCATTGCCGACTGGTTCTGGCAAAGTGATTCACCCTAG